The window CGAGGGTGGATGCCCGGGAGCCGCGCCGCATCGTCGATCTCGGTTGCGGCCCCGGAAATCTCACCCGCACGCTCACCCAACGATGGCCCGGCGCGGTCGTCGAGGCGTGGGACTCCTCGGAGGAGATGGTGACCGCGGCACGGGAGCGGGGAGTCGACGCGCGGGTGGGTGACGTCCGGGACTGGGCTCCGCTGCCGGACACCGACGTGGTGGTCAGCAACGCGACGCTGCACTGGGTACCCGAGCATCCCGACCTTCTGCTGCGTTGGGCGGGGCAGCTGGGTGCGGGCTCCTGGATCGCGTTTCAGGTGCCCGGCAACTTCGACGCGCCGTCGCATCGGGCCGTGCGCGACCTCGTTTCGAGCGCGCGATGGGCACACCTGTTGCGGGACTTCCC is drawn from Mycolicibacterium gilvum and contains these coding sequences:
- a CDS encoding trans-aconitate 2-methyltransferase, coding for MWNPAVYLTYADHRGRPYYDLLSRVDAREPRRIVDLGCGPGNLTRTLTQRWPGAVVEAWDSSEEMVTAARERGVDARVGDVRDWAPLPDTDVVVSNATLHWVPEHPDLLLRWAGQLGAGSWIAFQVPGNFDAPSHRAVRDLVSSARWAHLLRDFPFEKSEVVRPAAGYAELLTDAGCTVDAWETTYVHELTGENPVLEWIGGTALRPVRAALPDHDWQEFRAELIPLLDAAYPRRADGITFFPFRRIFVVARVKN